One segment of Aquimarina sp. BL5 DNA contains the following:
- the lipB gene encoding lipoyl(octanoyl) transferase LipB produces MNKKIEIQELGLKDFKETWEYQEVLFKGILDTKIKNRREDANLDTNNYFLFVEHPHVYTLGKSGDISNLLLNEEQLKQKGATFYKINRGGDITYHGPGQIVGYPILDLDNFFTDIHKYLRFLEEMVVLTLAEYGIKGVRSDGETGVWLDVGTPFARKICAMGVRASRWVTMHGFAFNVNADLGYFDNIIPCGINDKAVTSLNVELGVEKVDVSEVKEKLLKHFTKLFEAEMIQQKTEA; encoded by the coding sequence ATGAATAAGAAGATAGAAATACAAGAACTGGGTTTAAAAGATTTTAAAGAAACTTGGGAGTATCAAGAGGTATTGTTTAAAGGAATTCTGGATACAAAAATCAAGAACAGAAGAGAAGATGCTAATCTGGATACAAATAACTATTTTCTTTTCGTAGAGCATCCACACGTATATACATTAGGAAAAAGTGGTGATATTAGTAATCTATTATTGAATGAAGAACAGCTGAAACAAAAAGGAGCTACTTTTTATAAAATTAATCGAGGAGGTGATATTACATATCATGGACCAGGACAAATTGTAGGATATCCCATTCTGGATCTGGATAATTTCTTTACAGATATTCATAAATACCTTCGTTTTCTGGAAGAAATGGTAGTGCTCACTTTAGCAGAATATGGAATAAAAGGAGTGAGAAGTGATGGAGAGACAGGGGTTTGGCTAGATGTAGGTACTCCATTTGCACGTAAAATATGTGCTATGGGCGTAAGAGCTAGTAGGTGGGTTACCATGCACGGTTTTGCATTTAATGTGAATGCGGATCTAGGGTATTTTGATAATATTATTCCTTGTGGAATCAATGATAAAGCAGTTACCTCACTAAATGTTGAGTTAGGAGTAGAAAAAGTAGATGTCTCAGAAGTGAAAGAAAAATTACTGAAACATTTTACAAAACTGTTCGAAGCAGAAATGATACAACAAAAAACCGAAGCATAA
- a CDS encoding response regulator transcription factor codes for MKWIKTILCISFLICSPALWSQYKFSGFIDNNTKDNTIYLSLIEDYRKMSGIYPEQIIQKVVPDSTGYFVFTENNLPSQNRIYRIHTENCSEEDKEAIHFNGICLNSKEILFIAKNQDTISLPFTVEEEVFCEVVSTNERSNTFLKVDSIIENMRYAFSSYRSEANRKVNSKKWFRTLQEYGKNQNEPLTELYIYSFLSNKSNNLYTYYLQDLKQNTYYDALLDRLKNKYPDSPYVQQYKTELAADKFSVEITSKESSSYWLWIIIALLILSGLLNVFLFQKLRKHRDSHQLTEKKLTQQERKILDLILQDKTNKEIASLLFLSVSTIKTHINNLYKKIDVESRDEAKTLYKNK; via the coding sequence ATGAAATGGATAAAAACTATTCTATGTATCTCTTTCTTGATTTGTTCTCCTGCATTGTGGAGTCAATATAAATTTTCTGGTTTTATAGACAATAATACTAAAGACAATACTATTTATTTATCACTGATAGAAGATTATAGAAAAATGTCTGGTATCTATCCAGAACAAATTATCCAAAAAGTAGTTCCGGATTCTACAGGCTATTTTGTATTTACTGAAAATAATCTTCCGTCTCAGAATAGAATATATCGCATTCATACCGAAAATTGTTCTGAAGAAGACAAAGAAGCTATTCATTTTAATGGAATATGTCTTAATAGTAAAGAAATTCTTTTTATCGCCAAAAATCAAGATACGATCTCACTACCTTTTACTGTAGAGGAAGAAGTGTTTTGTGAAGTAGTTTCTACAAACGAACGCAGTAATACCTTTCTTAAGGTCGATTCTATAATAGAAAACATGCGGTATGCTTTTAGTTCTTATAGAAGTGAGGCGAACAGAAAAGTAAACTCAAAAAAATGGTTTCGCACATTACAAGAATATGGTAAAAACCAAAATGAACCCTTAACAGAATTATATATTTATTCATTTCTATCTAACAAATCCAACAATCTATATACCTATTACCTACAGGATCTAAAACAGAACACGTATTACGATGCTTTATTAGATCGATTAAAAAACAAGTATCCAGACAGTCCTTATGTTCAGCAATACAAAACGGAATTGGCCGCTGATAAATTTTCTGTAGAAATCACCTCCAAAGAAAGCTCCTCATATTGGTTATGGATCATAATTGCATTATTAATACTATCTGGATTATTAAATGTTTTTCTGTTTCAAAAATTAAGAAAACACAGAGATTCTCATCAGCTAACCGAAAAAAAACTTACCCAACAGGAAAGAAAAATACTGGATTTAATTCTACAGGATAAGACCAATAAAGAAATCGCTTCATTACTGTTCTTAAGTGTTAGTACTATAAAAACACATATTAATAACTTATATAAGAAAATAGATGTAGAAAGCCGCGACGAGGCAAAAACACTATATAAGAATAAATGA
- a CDS encoding T9SS type A sorting domain-containing protein → MKIIYTFMLLCFAITSQSQSIDTSVISNSGSSNSNTSHSITFTIGETIIGTITNSESIDQGFWSGIASLNVLSTEEFQFSNSAISIYPNPVLDFFTIRIPDINSYTISLFNLNGQEIIHQKVNTSLVDNRIDISSLSKGVYLLQLSIPTTNENKTFKIIKK, encoded by the coding sequence ATGAAAATCATATACACTTTTATGCTTCTATGTTTTGCTATTACCAGTCAATCACAATCCATAGACACCAGTGTAATCTCTAATTCTGGTAGCAGCAATAGCAATACATCTCACTCGATAACTTTCACTATTGGTGAAACAATTATTGGAACTATCACCAATTCGGAATCTATTGATCAAGGATTTTGGTCTGGTATTGCTTCTCTAAATGTACTCTCTACAGAAGAGTTCCAGTTTAGCAATAGCGCAATCTCAATATATCCTAATCCTGTGCTGGATTTCTTTACAATTAGAATTCCTGATATCAACAGCTACACAATTTCTTTATTCAACCTCAATGGTCAAGAAATCATACATCAAAAAGTAAATACTTCACTAGTTGACAATCGAATTGACATTAGTTCATTGTCAAAAGGAGTCTATTTACTACAGCTTTCGATTCCTACAACCAACGAGAACAAAACATTTAAAATCATCAAAAAATAA
- a CDS encoding thioredoxin family protein has translation MKTTIHLLILFLITNHTFSQTFNQEIVNAKGTANLTGKINFEKLNTAPYNEWFSKNYESYVPKKTIINDIKTNIQAYTIKIFMGTWCGDSKREVPKFYKTLNEANFPLNRVTTIAVASDREHYKQSVGGEQEGLNIHRVPTFIFYKDGKEVHRIVESPKTTIEKDIKDILSGNYTPNYVSVTKIHTIIETQGTDYLSKNSENLLNEFSLISESLYELNTYANVLFFAGKEKDAIEILKFNTLLFPKEADAYVSLANKLVITENITDAIINYERSLKFQKNEKINIKIQELKNSL, from the coding sequence ATGAAAACAACGATACATTTATTGATCCTTTTTCTAATTACTAACCATACATTTTCGCAGACATTTAATCAAGAAATCGTTAATGCTAAAGGCACTGCCAACCTTACCGGAAAAATTAATTTCGAAAAACTAAACACAGCCCCTTATAACGAATGGTTTTCTAAAAATTATGAATCCTACGTGCCCAAAAAAACTATTATCAATGATATCAAAACCAACATACAAGCATATACAATCAAAATTTTTATGGGTACTTGGTGTGGAGATAGCAAAAGAGAGGTTCCAAAATTTTATAAAACACTAAACGAAGCCAATTTCCCATTAAACAGAGTCACTACTATTGCAGTAGCATCTGATCGAGAACATTACAAACAAAGTGTCGGAGGCGAACAAGAAGGATTAAACATTCATAGGGTACCTACTTTTATTTTCTATAAAGATGGCAAAGAAGTACATCGTATTGTAGAATCTCCAAAAACTACCATCGAAAAAGATATTAAAGATATCCTATCCGGAAATTATACTCCAAACTATGTATCTGTAACCAAAATACATACTATTATTGAAACACAAGGAACAGATTATTTATCCAAGAATTCTGAAAACCTGTTAAATGAATTCAGTCTTATTTCTGAAAGTTTATATGAATTAAATACCTATGCGAATGTTTTGTTCTTTGCGGGTAAAGAAAAAGATGCTATAGAAATATTGAAGTTTAATACACTATTATTTCCTAAAGAAGCCGATGCTTATGTAAGCTTAGCCAATAAATTGGTAATTACTGAAAATATAACTGATGCAATTATCAATTATGAGCGTTCATTAAAATTTCAAAAAAACGAAAAAATAAATATCAAAATTCAAGAGTTAAAGAACTCTCTTTAA
- a CDS encoding YqaE/Pmp3 family membrane protein, protein MSIWRVLLSIFFPPLAVLDKGCGSIIIVLLLTLCGWVPGVIAALVIINNPNK, encoded by the coding sequence ATGAGTATTTGGAGAGTTTTATTGTCGATTTTTTTTCCACCACTAGCAGTTTTAGACAAAGGATGTGGATCAATCATAATCGTACTTTTGTTAACCTTATGTGGATGGGTTCCTGGTGTGATTGCAGCACTAGTGATCATTAATAATCCCAATAAATAA
- a CDS encoding DUF1573 domain-containing protein, with protein sequence MKKVNTFLILLMIASGFMVSCTHQTKENNDATTIAMKGDPASETKTAVPIMTFAETKFDFGTVTEGDILKHTFSFTNTGNAPLVIVNAKGSCGCTVSDWPKQPIAPGETKEMRVAFNTNGKPNAQNKQVTITTNTTAGKHILKIKAMVTPKAKSLVSGAPISK encoded by the coding sequence ATGAAAAAAGTAAACACATTTTTAATACTACTTATGATTGCCTCAGGCTTTATGGTTTCTTGTACACATCAAACAAAAGAAAATAATGACGCCACAACAATCGCTATGAAAGGTGATCCTGCTTCAGAAACAAAAACAGCGGTTCCTATAATGACTTTTGCAGAAACTAAATTTGATTTTGGTACCGTTACCGAAGGAGACATTCTAAAACATACATTTTCATTTACCAATACAGGTAATGCTCCTTTAGTAATTGTGAACGCCAAAGGAAGTTGTGGCTGTACAGTTTCTGATTGGCCTAAGCAACCTATCGCTCCTGGCGAAACTAAAGAAATGCGAGTTGCTTTTAATACCAATGGAAAACCCAACGCACAAAACAAGCAAGTGACCATCACCACCAATACAACCGCCGGAAAGCATATCCTAAAAATCAAAGCTATGGTAACTCCTAAAGCTAAAAGCCTCGTAAGCGGAGCTCCAATAAGCAAATAA